The following proteins come from a genomic window of Brevibacillus antibioticus:
- a CDS encoding F390 synthetase-related protein, whose product MEIMTLLKQYVKTKWLARRFSSREQLVKWQEAQVRAMLTRILPASPFYRKRLGTPEQWRQMEPIDKKRMMDHFDELNTCGIKKEEAFAIARKAETTRDFTPQLNGVTVGLSSGTSGNRGLFLVGPQEQARWAGVILAKALPGQLWSTQRIAFFLRANSNLYTAVDRRRIQFSFFDLQIPLDQHLDHLNQYQPTVLVAPASMLRMLATAQHRGKLRISPIKVISVAEVLDPLDQTYIAEVFGQLVHQIYQCTEGLLAVSCSHGTLHINEDLVVVEKEYLDEQKERFFPIITDFSRTTQPIIRYRLNDILTEKRTPCPCGSVFMALESIEGRADDLFVFRHENEARWVSVFPDFIRRAVITSSDEIEEYTVRQLSYEQVEVALLMKDGEGPSMREQERVRQSLEQVIADQQGQLPAIEFAPYELNLGTKKLRRVERMFVQGEQAID is encoded by the coding sequence ATGGAGATCATGACGCTCTTGAAGCAGTATGTAAAAACGAAGTGGCTTGCCCGTCGTTTTTCCTCGCGTGAGCAGCTGGTGAAATGGCAAGAAGCGCAGGTCAGAGCGATGTTGACTCGCATTTTGCCAGCCTCTCCTTTTTATCGAAAAAGACTGGGAACGCCAGAACAATGGAGACAGATGGAGCCGATTGATAAAAAGCGCATGATGGACCATTTTGACGAGCTGAATACGTGCGGGATCAAGAAGGAAGAAGCATTTGCGATTGCAAGGAAAGCAGAAACAACACGCGATTTCACTCCTCAATTAAACGGCGTGACCGTAGGCTTATCTTCAGGGACATCTGGCAATCGCGGGCTGTTTCTCGTGGGACCGCAGGAGCAGGCGAGATGGGCAGGGGTGATTTTGGCGAAAGCACTGCCTGGTCAGCTATGGTCGACGCAGCGGATTGCTTTTTTCTTGCGAGCGAATAGCAACCTGTATACGGCGGTCGACCGGCGTCGCATTCAATTCTCGTTCTTCGATCTGCAAATCCCGCTCGATCAGCACCTTGATCACCTGAATCAGTATCAGCCGACGGTGTTGGTTGCGCCCGCCTCGATGTTGAGAATGCTCGCGACTGCCCAGCATCGGGGGAAATTGCGGATATCTCCGATCAAGGTGATCTCGGTGGCGGAAGTGTTGGACCCGTTGGATCAAACGTACATCGCAGAAGTGTTCGGGCAGCTCGTGCATCAAATTTATCAATGCACAGAAGGACTGCTTGCGGTGAGCTGCTCACACGGGACCTTGCATATCAATGAAGATCTCGTGGTAGTGGAAAAGGAGTATCTTGATGAGCAAAAGGAGCGATTTTTTCCGATCATTACAGACTTTTCCCGTACGACACAGCCGATTATTCGTTATCGTTTGAACGACATTTTGACGGAAAAACGTACACCATGTCCGTGCGGCTCGGTGTTTATGGCGCTAGAATCGATTGAGGGCAGGGCAGATGATTTGTTTGTTTTTCGTCATGAAAATGAAGCTCGATGGGTATCGGTCTTTCCTGATTTCATCCGTCGTGCTGTCATTACCTCGTCTGATGAGATAGAAGAGTATACAGTACGGCAGCTAAGCTACGAGCAAGTCGAGGTAGCACTGCTCATGAAGGATGGGGAAGGACCGTCGATGCGAGAGCAGGAGCGAGTACGCCAAAGTCTTGAGCAAGTCATTGCCGATCAGCAAGGACAATTACCTGCGATTGAGTTTGCGCCGTACGAATTGAATCTCGGTACGAAAAAATTGCGGCGGGTAGAGAGGATGTTTGTTCAAGGTGAGCAGGCCATTGATTGA
- a CDS encoding GNAT family N-acetyltransferase gives MIEWYEGSSAGQIPWEQVQDADYVKSYLLPMMTEQPSRYVQNVQTRMHALRVGDRIMPVTVNEAEYDNSYVSSVFTHYVTYAKEELGMLDSGVLRRVLSTVLTGLGRWMKKSQCNQMVIVNNWLLSTNLYYDVRAEEVKDITENFIQKFPGHIIAFRSVCRRLYPDFHKGLVEKGYLMVPSRYVYLFHPDWPAQGKWRVRNTLSRDRKMLAKSGYRILRHEELGEQHVEQIVALYNALYLDKYSRHNPQFSVEFVRLAMQKRTLTLIGLEKDGQLDGILGYFERNGVMTTPLFGYDTALPKETGLYRMLSCLLVQEAESKGILLHQSAGVGAFKADRGAEGEPEYTAVYVKHLPFYRQTVWKVLAVLLNQIGIKMVEKYRL, from the coding sequence TTGATTGAATGGTATGAAGGGAGCTCGGCGGGGCAAATCCCTTGGGAACAGGTGCAGGATGCCGACTACGTCAAAAGCTATTTGTTGCCCATGATGACGGAACAACCATCCCGCTATGTGCAAAATGTACAGACGCGGATGCATGCACTCCGTGTAGGCGATCGGATCATGCCCGTAACGGTGAACGAAGCCGAGTACGATAATTCGTATGTCAGTTCGGTGTTTACCCATTATGTGACGTATGCGAAGGAAGAGCTAGGTATGCTCGATTCAGGGGTATTGAGGCGGGTATTGTCGACTGTACTCACAGGGCTTGGACGCTGGATGAAAAAAAGCCAATGTAACCAAATGGTCATCGTCAACAACTGGCTGTTATCGACGAATCTGTATTATGATGTGCGTGCAGAGGAAGTGAAGGACATCACAGAAAACTTCATCCAAAAGTTCCCGGGTCATATCATCGCGTTTCGATCTGTTTGTCGCAGGCTATATCCGGATTTCCACAAGGGACTCGTAGAGAAGGGCTATCTCATGGTCCCTAGTCGCTACGTCTATCTTTTTCACCCCGATTGGCCAGCGCAGGGCAAGTGGCGGGTCCGCAACACGCTCAGTCGCGATCGGAAAATGCTTGCCAAATCCGGCTATCGCATCCTGCGTCATGAGGAGCTGGGAGAACAGCATGTCGAGCAAATCGTTGCCCTATACAACGCGCTGTATCTGGATAAATACTCCCGGCATAATCCGCAATTTTCGGTGGAGTTCGTACGGCTGGCGATGCAAAAGAGGACATTGACCCTCATCGGCTTGGAAAAAGACGGACAGCTGGACGGCATTCTTGGCTATTTTGAGCGAAATGGTGTGATGACGACACCGCTATTCGGTTATGATACGGCGCTCCCCAAAGAGACCGGGCTGTATCGGATGCTGTCGTGCCTCTTGGTACAAGAAGCAGAGAGCAAGGGCATCCTGCTCCATCAAAGTGCGGGTGTAGGTGCATTCAAAGCGGACAGGGGAGCCGAGGGGGAACCGGAATATACAGCGGTGTATGTCAAGCATTTGCCGTTTTATCGTCAAACAGTCTGGAAGGTGCTCGCTGTTTTGCTGAATCAAATCGGGATCAAGATGGTGGAGAAGTACCGACTGTAA
- a CDS encoding ArsR/SmtB family transcription factor, translating into MSTSPNIIEVASLIGEPSRVSILVSLMNGKALPASELARNAKVTPQTASTHLAKLVEGGLLVSESHGRHRYYRLASPDVAHALESLMTIAAPKPVRSLRESDQLRAIRYARTCYDHLAGEVGVALTQKMLEVQLIEASDQDYVLSEAGKTKLQSLGVDLVVKPKSRRRFARPCLDWSERRHHLAGSLGASLTNRFFELGWIERVPGGRAVRVTPLGSSGFMTEFGLHVDECKKHS; encoded by the coding sequence ATGAGTACGAGCCCCAATATTATAGAGGTCGCGTCCCTCATAGGAGAACCATCTCGCGTCTCCATCCTCGTCAGCCTGATGAACGGCAAAGCACTCCCTGCCAGTGAACTCGCCCGAAACGCAAAAGTCACCCCCCAAACGGCAAGCACGCATTTGGCAAAGCTGGTGGAAGGCGGTCTTTTGGTCAGCGAGTCACACGGTCGACATCGCTACTATCGCCTAGCCAGCCCTGATGTCGCCCATGCTCTGGAATCGTTAATGACGATCGCTGCACCTAAGCCGGTTCGTTCCTTGCGCGAGTCTGACCAATTACGAGCCATCCGCTATGCGCGTACCTGCTACGACCATCTCGCTGGTGAAGTAGGCGTTGCCCTGACGCAGAAAATGCTGGAGGTGCAGTTGATCGAGGCGTCTGATCAAGACTACGTGCTCAGTGAAGCGGGGAAAACCAAGCTACAATCACTCGGCGTAGACCTTGTGGTCAAGCCAAAGAGCAGACGTCGCTTTGCCCGTCCGTGTTTGGATTGGAGTGAGCGTCGCCACCACTTGGCAGGCAGCCTCGGAGCCTCACTCACCAACCGATTTTTTGAGCTTGGCTGGATCGAGCGAGTGCCAGGAGGGAGAGCAGTCCGTGTCACACCTTTGGGTAGCTCAGGATTTATGACCGAGTTCGGACTGCATGTGGATGAATGCAAAAAGCACAGCTAG
- a CDS encoding NAD-dependent epimerase/dehydratase family protein: MNKRVLVTGATGFLGQKLATRLHEMGYEVTAQGRDERIGRQLQDRGIRFLRADVRDREAMVKACRNQDIVHHAAAFSSPWGTYRDMYETNVTGTIHVIEGCKQHSIERLVHVSTPSIYFAFNDKLGIREDEPMPVLFANTYAQTKYQAELEVDKAFLAGLPTIAIRPRALFGPGDNAILPRLIRANEKKFVPLINGGKAIIDLTYVENVVDALILCMDSPAHTLGQAYNITNGEPVTMIEVLSDVFRRLGVPLKTRELPYWKAYAAAWVLETLSKTVLGYREPVLTRYSVGVLAKSQTLDISKAKRDLGYEPRVSIAQGIETFTEWWRTQDGR; this comes from the coding sequence ATGAACAAGCGAGTTCTAGTAACAGGGGCGACCGGGTTTCTCGGGCAGAAGCTGGCTACACGACTGCATGAAATGGGCTATGAGGTAACAGCGCAAGGACGAGACGAGCGGATCGGTCGACAATTGCAGGATCGAGGCATTCGATTCCTTCGGGCAGACGTAAGAGACAGAGAAGCCATGGTGAAGGCTTGCCGGAATCAGGACATCGTGCATCACGCGGCTGCCTTTTCCTCTCCGTGGGGAACGTATCGTGACATGTACGAGACGAATGTGACAGGAACCATTCATGTCATCGAGGGCTGCAAGCAACACAGCATAGAGCGTCTAGTCCATGTATCGACGCCGAGTATTTATTTTGCTTTTAACGACAAACTGGGAATCCGCGAAGATGAGCCGATGCCCGTACTATTTGCCAATACATACGCACAGACCAAGTATCAGGCGGAGCTGGAAGTCGACAAGGCGTTTCTTGCAGGGCTACCTACGATCGCGATTCGTCCTCGGGCCTTGTTTGGCCCAGGGGACAATGCCATCCTTCCCAGATTGATCCGCGCCAATGAAAAGAAATTCGTTCCGCTGATTAACGGAGGCAAGGCGATCATTGATTTGACCTATGTGGAAAATGTCGTGGACGCGCTGATCTTGTGCATGGACTCCCCAGCGCACACATTGGGACAGGCTTACAACATTACAAATGGGGAGCCAGTGACGATGATCGAGGTGTTGTCAGATGTGTTTCGACGCTTGGGGGTTCCGCTGAAAACGCGTGAGCTACCATATTGGAAGGCGTACGCCGCAGCTTGGGTGCTAGAGACACTCTCCAAGACCGTTTTGGGCTATCGCGAGCCGGTTTTGACGCGTTACTCAGTCGGTGTGCTCGCCAAATCACAAACCTTGGATATCTCAAAGGCGAAGCGCGATCTGGGCTATGAACCGAGGGTGAGCATTGCCCAAGGTATCGAGACGTTTACAGAATGGTGGAGGACGCAGGATGGACGTTAA
- a CDS encoding M23 family metallopeptidase: protein MKKVWISLGVGAILLTGCAAPSEATAIPSTTESPTKKKEGGKTMTVKAESFVQALLNGKIEDVYEQTSPSFKQQVSKAQLVEAYTTFSKGLKSWNHHSHTYVSGSYYDTWVDQDAKRGLVLTTDEKGIITGVLLKPLQSFPDTDNALTKLAYSAPFTGEWYVLWGGQNVLSNYHYAVESQRYAYDLIQVKDGFSYKGDPAKNESYFAFGQEILAPQAGTVVHVVNDIKDNVPVGAMNAQQPAGNVVILDHGNGEFSYFAHLKEGSAKVKVGDRVEKGDLLGLCGNSGNSSEAHLHYQVSDGKDLFNSKSIRVQWENRVNPRQSDSITAK from the coding sequence ATGAAAAAAGTTTGGATTTCACTCGGTGTAGGAGCAATTCTGTTGACAGGATGTGCTGCACCATCAGAAGCAACCGCAATACCCTCTACTACTGAATCACCCACAAAGAAAAAAGAAGGTGGAAAGACGATGACTGTAAAGGCGGAATCTTTTGTGCAAGCTCTCCTTAACGGAAAAATAGAGGATGTGTATGAGCAAACAAGCCCGTCATTCAAACAACAGGTTTCAAAAGCACAATTGGTAGAAGCGTATACTACTTTTAGCAAGGGATTGAAGTCGTGGAATCACCATTCCCACACGTACGTAAGCGGCAGCTATTACGATACCTGGGTGGATCAGGACGCCAAACGGGGACTCGTCCTTACGACGGATGAAAAAGGGATCATTACAGGCGTTTTATTAAAGCCATTGCAAAGCTTCCCTGACACCGACAATGCTTTGACAAAGCTAGCGTACAGCGCCCCGTTTACAGGTGAGTGGTATGTGCTCTGGGGAGGTCAGAATGTTCTTTCAAACTATCACTACGCGGTGGAGAGCCAACGCTATGCATACGATCTGATTCAGGTCAAAGACGGATTTTCCTACAAGGGGGACCCTGCGAAAAACGAGAGCTACTTCGCATTCGGACAAGAAATACTCGCACCACAGGCAGGGACCGTCGTGCATGTCGTTAATGATATCAAGGATAACGTCCCTGTCGGAGCGATGAACGCACAGCAGCCCGCTGGCAACGTCGTCATCCTCGATCATGGCAACGGAGAATTCAGCTACTTCGCCCATCTGAAGGAAGGCTCCGCTAAGGTAAAGGTTGGGGATCGTGTGGAGAAAGGGGATTTGCTTGGGCTATGCGGCAACTCTGGCAATTCCAGCGAGGCTCATCTGCATTATCAGGTTTCTGACGGCAAGGATTTGTTCAATAGCAAATCCATTCGCGTGCAGTGGGAAAACAGAGTGAATCCGCGTCAAAGTGACAGCATTACCGCGAAATAA
- a CDS encoding MBL fold metallo-hydrolase, which translates to MDVKLTLMDTGYCQQLEMFSRKGGRLKKIPFHAIAGLIEHPVHGLLLFDTGYSQRFFEATSNLPYSLYGKITPVFSEAHESISEQLAARGIKTTDIAGILISHFHADHIGGLRDFPHARLYCFERAYNHVKGKTGWEALREAYLPDLMPDDFEERVTFIDRERLVALPEAYAPYTEGYDLFADQSLYIVDLNGHAIGQFGVLLRDRDHGDVFLCADAAWSSEAYRSNLLPHPLARLIMADRQAYREHLHKLHVLFRQRPDMKIMPTHCGEVWQASRGAFTWRS; encoded by the coding sequence ATGGACGTTAAACTGACGCTGATGGACACGGGTTACTGCCAGCAGCTCGAGATGTTTTCACGAAAAGGCGGGCGGCTGAAAAAAATCCCGTTTCACGCCATCGCAGGGCTTATAGAGCATCCCGTCCACGGCTTGCTGCTCTTTGATACGGGCTATTCGCAGCGCTTTTTTGAAGCCACGAGCAATCTTCCTTACTCGCTGTACGGCAAAATAACGCCCGTATTCTCGGAGGCACATGAGAGTATTTCTGAACAGCTCGCAGCACGCGGAATCAAAACGACAGACATAGCGGGAATTCTCATTTCTCATTTTCATGCCGATCATATCGGCGGTTTACGTGATTTTCCACATGCGCGACTATACTGCTTCGAGCGTGCATACAACCACGTAAAGGGCAAGACGGGGTGGGAGGCGCTACGGGAGGCGTACTTGCCTGATTTGATGCCGGATGATTTCGAAGAACGGGTGACTTTCATTGATCGAGAAAGGCTTGTGGCATTGCCCGAAGCTTACGCGCCATACACCGAAGGCTATGATTTATTTGCGGATCAGAGTCTGTACATCGTCGATTTGAATGGACATGCAATCGGGCAGTTTGGTGTGCTCCTGCGCGATCGGGATCATGGAGATGTATTTTTGTGCGCCGATGCCGCTTGGTCGAGTGAAGCCTATCGCAGCAACCTGCTGCCTCATCCACTGGCTAGGTTGATCATGGCGGATCGACAGGCGTATCGTGAGCATTTGCACAAGCTGCATGTGCTATTTCGCCAACGTCCCGACATGAAAATCATGCCGACACACTGCGGGGAAGTCTGGCAGGCCAGCAGAGGAGCGTTCACATGGAGATCATGA
- a CDS encoding DMT family transporter produces MNRILFGILVVVTTSLMGSSFAVGKIGLAYFSPLLLVGLRFTLAGLIMGAWVWKKPLPKSAGDWGKLCLIGFLQTAAVMGCIFLSLRTITAGESSILTFMNPLLVVIWGTVFLGISYRLPQWMGVLIGLVGVFITLGFHLQWETGTLFGIGSALAWSMATILVKKWGVRFHVWVMTAYQMLFGGILLLVMGFTLETPKLIVTPTAVFVVLWLAIMASIVQFATWFYLLNHGDPGRTSAFLFLAPFFGVLSGWVLLGEVVQWHVYVGGLLIFAGIFLVNWTFAPRRQVREKAQLAE; encoded by the coding sequence ATGAATCGAATTTTGTTCGGGATACTTGTCGTCGTGACGACATCATTGATGGGTTCGTCTTTTGCGGTAGGAAAGATTGGATTGGCCTATTTTTCACCATTGCTGCTGGTAGGACTGCGTTTTACGCTGGCAGGACTGATCATGGGAGCGTGGGTATGGAAAAAGCCGCTCCCGAAGTCGGCGGGTGACTGGGGGAAGCTGTGTTTGATCGGATTTTTGCAGACAGCCGCCGTCATGGGGTGTATCTTTTTGAGTCTGCGTACAATTACAGCGGGTGAATCCTCGATCCTGACGTTTATGAACCCACTGCTCGTGGTCATATGGGGAACGGTCTTTCTAGGCATATCCTATCGGCTGCCACAATGGATGGGGGTTCTGATTGGACTGGTTGGGGTATTCATCACGCTTGGCTTCCATCTGCAATGGGAAACGGGAACGCTGTTTGGCATCGGGTCCGCCCTTGCGTGGTCAATGGCCACGATCCTCGTCAAAAAGTGGGGAGTCCGCTTCCATGTGTGGGTGATGACTGCCTATCAAATGTTGTTCGGAGGAATTCTTCTCCTCGTGATGGGGTTCACGCTGGAAACGCCGAAGCTGATTGTGACACCGACCGCTGTGTTTGTCGTCCTATGGCTCGCGATCATGGCTTCCATTGTGCAGTTTGCGACGTGGTTTTACTTGCTGAATCACGGAGATCCGGGCAGGACGAGTGCTTTTTTGTTCCTCGCTCCGTTCTTTGGTGTTTTGTCGGGGTGGGTGTTGCTCGGTGAGGTCGTGCAATGGCATGTGTATGTGGGAGGGTTGTTGATTTTCGCAGGGATTTTTCTCGTAAATTGGACGTTTGCCCCACGGAGGCAAGTACGTGAGAAAGCACAGCTGGCAGAGTAG
- a CDS encoding DJ-1/PfpI family protein encodes METKQWQVGIFLFDDVEVLDFAGPFEVFSVTSMENGSHIPFRVQTVSEKGDMIQALNGLKVQPDYSFANMPVFDILIIPGGVGAREREMHNEQVINWIREQMQQVELMASVCTGAFLLAKAGLLSGKKATTHWAGLERMEKEFPEVDVQRGVKFIDEGNIVTSAGISAGINMSFHIIKRLVGAEVAEQTAKVMEYDIVL; translated from the coding sequence ATGGAGACCAAGCAATGGCAAGTAGGAATTTTTTTATTTGACGATGTGGAGGTGTTGGATTTTGCAGGTCCGTTTGAAGTATTCTCGGTGACATCTATGGAAAACGGCAGCCATATACCTTTTCGTGTACAAACGGTATCGGAAAAAGGGGACATGATTCAAGCGCTGAATGGTCTGAAGGTTCAACCTGATTACAGCTTTGCCAATATGCCTGTTTTTGATATTCTCATCATTCCTGGTGGGGTAGGTGCGAGGGAACGAGAAATGCATAATGAGCAGGTGATCAATTGGATTCGAGAGCAAATGCAGCAGGTGGAGCTGATGGCCTCTGTATGTACAGGAGCTTTTTTACTTGCAAAAGCAGGCTTATTATCGGGCAAAAAAGCAACGACCCATTGGGCAGGTCTCGAACGAATGGAAAAGGAATTTCCAGAAGTCGACGTGCAAAGAGGAGTAAAATTCATCGATGAAGGAAATATCGTGACATCTGCAGGAATCTCAGCGGGTATCAATATGTCCTTTCACATCATCAAACGATTAGTAGGCGCGGAAGTAGCAGAACAGACTGCGAAGGTAATGGAGTATGATATTGTCCTCTAA